A stretch of DNA from Rhizoctonia solani chromosome 9, complete sequence:
cagctgagtatgtcacagaattccgcaatcttatggcggaacttgactggaatgaggaggcatacattgcccaattcacgcgcggtctccactggaaagtcaaggaactgctatcaaccaaggatagtgTTCCTGATGAACTCGAGGCAATTTTCGCGGCCTctatcaaaattgacaacatccgccgcgaaaacgaggagaaccgccctaaaaaggcaccagccaagtccccggccaccgtggccacctccactaccaccacccaacgggtccgccttTCTGAAGACCCAAATTACGTCaccccggaagaaagggaccgccgccgcgcgtctggcctttgcgtcaagtgcggccaaaaagggcatggcatcaaacagtgccctaaTGGATGGAAGGCAACTATTAAAGAAGTTGCCAAGGTAGCAGAAGaggaattgggaaaagattgaagttgaggactgctgccaagcccccgactcaAAAAAAGGACAATTTAGATAGTTgcgttgaatttgtatcagTTGGTCttgactcaaataaaaaacctctATTATTCATCAATCTATACGTCCAGAATTTCCCGGCAGAACCTCTCAAAACCCTAatagactcaggagccacatcaaacttcatttcccccttgattgtggaaaaatataaaattccaaaaacccaactcaaaaatccacgagttgtgagaatgttagatggtaccatttcccagactggttgcatttggcaccaggtccaccTCACGGTTTCGGCCAACGGCCAcccccactccattccctttcttgtctgccccattggcaacaccccggcaatcctaggcatgacatggttaacggcagaagctcctctcattgattggcaacagggactagtcacattccctgaacaagttcaaattgcctccaaggaagaagcagactcagaccctttagcagacctcccccctcagtaccatgagtttgctaaggtttttggcgaagaagaatttaaggtcctccctccacatagggagtatgacatctctaTCGACCTtatcccagatgccaaactgtctcctggccccatatacggcatgaccgacgcagaatcaaaggcgctaaaacagcatattgacaaggaattagcaacaggcaaaatTTGCCCTagtacttcctcagcaggcgccccggtcatgtttgtaaaaaaggctgATGGATCCCTCCGACTAGTtgttgattacaggaagttaaatgacgtaacccacaaaaatgtctaTCCCCTTCCAagacaggacaacctcatggccaaactaCGTCACGCCAAAATCTTCACAAAGCTTGACTtgcgctggggttacaataatgtgCAAATTAAAGAAggcgacgaatggaaaacggctttcAGAACCAAGTACGGgttatttgaatacttagtaatgccttttggcctcaccaacgccccagccgccttccaacactttatgaacaactTGTTCCGCAACCTTATTGACGTCACTGTTGTCATCTACCTGGACaatatcctgatcttctctGAGAATCCTAAGGATCACCCTAACCACGTCAGAGAAGTACTGTCGcgactaatgaagaaccagctatTTTGCAAGTTGTCCAAGTGCTACTTCCACGTTAATACAGTTGACTACCTAGGCATTGTTATTTCTCCCTCCGGattctcaatggaccagaagaagatagAAGCTGTCACAACatggcccactcccaaaacggtcaaacaggtccaggccttcctaggttttgtcaattacctcagGCGCTttattcccaacttcagttcTGTAGCGCGCCCCCTTCATAACCTCACTAGAAAGGAAtctccttggtcatggggcgtAGTGGAAGAGCAGGCTTTCCAGGAGCTCAAAACATTAGTCACCAAAGCGCCAGTCCTGATCCATTTGAACCCCAACTTGCCCTATTATCTAGAGACAGACGCGTCAGGCGTAGCTATGGGAGCCATCTTGAGTCAGCGGGGAGACAATAACCGCCTACATCCGGTAGCCTACATGTCAAAGTCCTTCTCCGGTGCCGAGGcaaattacaacacccacaacaaggaactcttAGCTATCATTAAAGCCCTGGAGGAGtggcgtatcttcttagAAGCAACGGATAGACCCATACAGGTTTACACGGACCAtcgaaacctggaatactggatgcaagcAAGAACTTTCAACCGCAGGCATGCCCGATGGCgcgtattcctgagcaattttaACTTcgaaatccactattgcccaggaaagcaatcaggaaaaccagacgcATTATCCAGAAGGTCAGACTACGTAGACACGCccccagaaccagaggtcatgttaccagcagaagtctttgcaaatacctcagaggaagaagtcaAAATAGTCACAGAAATTTGCTCCAGACTCAGAGAAGACCCGTCCCTGGAGcctatcatccaattcctcacagaagacgcggacaatgcacctccctccatccagaaagcttacagagactacgattgggaagaagacctgctatggtaccaaggaaaactagttgtcccagactccAAAACCCTGAAGGAACAACTTCTgaaggaattccatgactccctgCTAGCGGGCCATCCGGGCCAACAGAGAACCCTTGAACTTCTGAGttgcaactactggtggccaggcatgaaatcatctgccaaagaatgggtagaatgctgcCCCACATGCCAGGCCAACCGTCGAGCTCACGCCCCGGTCATTGCCCTCAAACCactagaagttcccccctacCCGTTCCACACCATTTCCTATGACTTTATTACAGGATTCCCAAAGTCAAACGGTCATGACGCAATCTtggtagtcattgactccttctcaaaatttgggcatttcatcccaactaccaagaaggTTACATCCAAGGGTCTAGCAGAATTATTCATTtcacatgtgtggaaactccatggttTACCGGTCAGAACAATATTGGACAGAGGGACTACGTTCACAGGGAAGTTCCTAAGGGCGCtctaccaacgccttggggtaaaaccatccttctcatcagcctaccaccctgagtcagatggacaaacagaaagggtgaaccagttcattgagttctacctaagATCGTATGTTGCGGCAGACCACTTGGATTGGGCCTCCTGGTTACCATTAGCGGAATATGCCTACAATAACGCAAGACACTCCGCCATGGGAAAAACCCCCTTCGAGTTGGTATACGGACAAAACCCTGTCATGAACCCGTCCAATATTCCAGcaaacgtaccagaagccaACCATGTGGCAGATACTCTTgctcaagaatggaaagaagcagaGGCAGCTCTCAGGATGAGTAAGGAGAAAATGGCTGGAAACAAGGGGACTATACCGGAATACTCAATTGGTGATAAGGTCTggttagatggaaaaaacgtggagcttagaacaaactccaacaaactagacCCCAGGAGACTAGGACCATTTGAAATCACGGAGAAAATCTCTAGCCATGCGTACCGCCTGAAACTCCcagaaaccctgaaaatccacaacgtgttctatgtaggactacTATCCAAAGCGCACCAATCTccaagccaaccattcccaaaaaaaccccctcctgaaacaatagaaggggaagaagaatacaaagttgaGCAGATCATTAACTCTAAACGCCaacaagggaaatggttctacttgatcaaatggaaggggtacggcccagaagacaactcgTGGGAGCCGGAAGAACtattggaacacagccaagaagagatcaagcaattcaaccaagctagactcagaaaggcttgtgacgccgccaagagcctttaaggggggggcaatgttacaacctcctaaattataccactggattcgcctattttttctgttatttttagtattttttacgaactgtttatctcatgtttttcgatcacgtgatctcggcgcttattatgccgagatgccgcgccgagataccgtgccaagggcgcttaggagaaatccacgcttctgcgcagcccgcagcacacttctcatttgttatatgtacttcttttcacacgcgcacagaccatgtaaatagtgtgcctctgtctatatatacagcagggaaattgcttggaaccaccaagttgattttaccttgtctcttactcactagagaaggtagtcagccagctaagtagccggccctcagtagAAACAgaagcactcaccccttgattaactcatcacacctcccaggcctcaggccccctcgtcgacagtagatagcagtagagcgccttaagcgctattagtatagcctttagtagttagattacataagcaagtgtagtagtacggcctcaagcgcccgcccactagcgtgtacccaaccttacagttggcgtacaacacaggccatatcctactgaaaaaaggaatcttttactgatgtactgattttcaggatcttatcacaccacagtgacaCCAGTAGTAAATCTGACAGGAGCGTCTTGACGATATTGGCAAGTATGGAAGTATATGAATTAATTCTCAGCAAGAGTTGGGTATGTGATTCTTTTTCCAAAAATCGATAATGGGAGGATTCTACAGGGTGATATAGATAGTGATATCACTTAGTTGAGAAACCTATGTTAATTAAACTGTGGCGGAATGTGTGAGCAATTGAAGAAATCATATTGGACACATAGTTGGGTTCTGTAGTTATGTAAACCAAGGTCCAGATTTGCTGTTGAGCTATAAACATCTGTGTGTACTCAACCACTACTGGTACCTTGAATCCCAACAAATGAATATTAGATGGTGTGCATATTGTATTTAAATCAATACAATGTATCTTGGGTCCAGTAAGGAGCCATAGCGCGGACTTGTCGACCATAGAGTTGGCCCAGCCCATCCGCCAGCACGTGAGCAGAGGAAGCCTTGTCGTGCCTTCAAGCTCTAGGGCTGGACTTTGAGCTGGAAAAGTGCAAACTCATTCACTTTGCCAAATCAGGTCAGTCCCTTAAAGACAACCCACCAATCAACATACCGCGCCCAACAGGCGTTGCCCACAGGGTCTTTGCCACCACTACAACCATTCGATGGCTTGGTTTCTTCCTCGACCGGCGACTTGACTTCAAAGACCACGTCAAGAAATGCGCAATTAAAGGGCTATCCGTCATATCTGGCCTCAAGCTCTTGGCCAATATTGTCCGTGGACTTTCCGTCGCTCACGCGCGCATCCTATTCAAAGCCTGCGTACTCCCAATCCTCACATATGGTTCTGCTATCTGGTATAGAGGCACACAACAGAATGGTCTTATTGAACCCTTAGTTAAGGCCCAGAACGTTGGCCTAAGATGGCTGTTAGGTGCCTTCCGAACGTCACCCATTGGCGCCCTCAAACATCTTGCCTCAATCCCACCCATGCACATTGCCCTGGCCAGACTATCCAGGAACGCCTCCACCCGCCTCTCCACGCTTCCTCCTTGTTCGGAAGTTGCCCAACGTCTCCCCCGCAAATGGGACACTCACAACCCCGACCGCCCCGACTGCTTGAGGTCCAAAACCAAAACCCGCGTTTCACCTATTGTCCACCTAGTGGGACTTTCCCACCCCAAGTGCAAAAATATCATACCATACCTAGTACCACCCTGGGAAGCCCCTCACTCTTGGGGCAATCGTCTCAAATCCTACCCTCCACCAAAACACCTTTCCCGCAATTCCTGCAAAGAATTTGCCAAAAAACTTAGACGGCAAATCACTTCCCTCACCACCGACGAATCCGTAGTCTGCTTTACCAACGGTTCCAAACGGGTGGTCAATGGATGTTGCCGTGTAGGGATAGGGTTCACCATCCAACACCATGGCGTAGAAATCAaccataactcagccaaccTTGGGCCAAGGTTTGAAGTTTTTGATGCCGAAATGCTTGCCCTAGCCCTCGCCCTTAAAACCGCAGCCTCTCAGGCAAGAAGACTCAACTCCCACTCAATCATCCTATTCGCGGACAATCAGGCAGCCGTCTCCTTGATTACGTCTTTAGACAAACACCCAGGCCAATTCGCCTCTATCGCATTCCGCAAAGCGGTCGACAAATTCCTCCACGAAGCTCCCGAGAACCGGATAAAAGTCTGCTGGGTACCAGGCCACAACGGAATCGAAGGGAACAAACGGGCAGACCGACTTGCAAACGATGGGGGCTCTAAACCCCCAATCTCTATCCTCAACCAATCGCTCACATGGTCCAAAGCCCAATCCACCCACCAGGCGAGCCGTACCTGGGGTCGCGAATGGGCGTCTCAACCACACTCGCTATTTGTCACCAACCATATCCGACGTCCCCCATCCCTCACGCTCGCTCGATTTGCTAGGACATACCGCGGGCACAGATCGACTCATGCACGCCTCAACCAGATCATTTTGGGCCACGGCTTCTTTGGCGAATACCGCGAGCGATTCCGCCCTGACGATGACCCGAGCTGCCCCTGCGGCCAGCCCCGGCAAACTCTCGATCATGTCCTTCGCGACTGCCATATACACACTGAGGCTCGCAATTTCCTCCGGAGGGTGTCCGGGCCGATGCTTGACTCTATTCTTTTCGGTACTCAAGCTGGCCTTGAGGCACTCGCTCAATTCCTCGGCGCGTCAAACGCCTTCTCGCTCTACCCTTAGACCTATGCACTCTTTTCCGCTTTTCTTATTTATGATTATTTATTCTACACCTATGCTCTCTGTCTCTGTCTCTTGCGTCCGCCTGTCTCTTGTCCTGTCTCTGCGCTTGACTGCTCGTTCTCTCGGACCTGTATGCACCCTACGTGCACAGGTTTTCTACTTACTCTCAACCGCCTTGTGTGTTCCTTTGTCTTTCCTGTCCTCTGTCTCGCCTGTCTCTCCTGGTTAGTTTTAGCCCTCGGTGTTCGACCATGTGATCGTGTCCGAGTAATAAATTGCagtcaaaaaaaaaatccGCCAGCACGTGACCCTAGTCTAGGACTGGatcggggggggggggtaacCCAGTAGCCCCTATTCGGCGATCTATCTGAGAGGAGCCCGATCACTGTGGACTTTTTAATCTGGGACCAATAGTGTTATCAGTGAAGGGGAGCTACTGGATTAACCCTATTGATTGACCCAGACTCTCTTCCAGAGAATCTGGTTTACCTGACTACAGTCACCATCCATCCCACCAGAATCTCACGCAACTCTTTTCTTTCATCCCACATAATAATCCGCCCTGCGGCTAAGAAGAGTGGCTATCTGACCCGCGAGTCTCCCCTGCGACTTGATCCTCTGGTCTTTCTTACCGGGCCCCTCTCCCTACAGTTACCTTCCCAGTCGGTATTGGCATCTATTGCGCTTACTCCACGCCACATTTATAAACCTTCTACGTACGCTCTCATTGGTCGTATCTTTTCGAGCTGACGACACCAACTGAAATAGGCATATATTCTTGATGTGCATACATAAAACCTAACCAGATACGTGAGAACCCAGACCCGTACGGCATAACAATATAATGACGACACCGATACCATTCTGACGGTGAGATAGTGAGCACTTTTGCCTGAAATAGCCTGGGTTTCTAAGGAAGTTTGAATTTTCCTGCCCCGTCAGGTAATGGGAGACAGCTCTAAGTCTCATGCACTGTACGTAATAATCACTTCTCGGATGTTGATAAATGCCATGTGCCCAAACCTATTGGAACGGGACTCAAATTAAAAGGTGGTGTTGCAGTAACCGGCAGATCCTGGGATTAGCCCTTATAAAAGGCGCCCATGCAAACCTTACAGCTGTTACGAAAATAGTGTTCACTTTTAACTTTCCGCCCGTTGTGGCCCACTCGTTGCTTGGTGACTTGGTCCGTGGAACATACCACAAATGACACATCACATGACAAGCTTGTCAATCGATTCTTAGTCCAGAAAGGTCAGCATACTCAATAGAACAGCATGCTCTTGTTACAGTGTAAGTAGGTTGCGCGTGCCCTCATCTATGGTGCGATTGTTAGCACCATATTCAGTGTGTCATTACAAAACAAGACGAGCAGGGGTATATTAGGGACCAAAGCGGTCAAACCGGAGAGTCACGCGGATAATACCATGGGTGGGGCATGTTGCGGTACTTAAACGGAATACAGCCGTAAGTAAAACAGACAACGGTATGGTCATGGTTGAAACCGGGATATAGCCCGGATACCCGTTTGTACATACATCAATGATTACATAAACTGCTCCAAGATGCAAGTCGCGTACGAAACATTAGGGAGAAGCGAGGTTTTATACCAAGTTCCTATTGCCATCTGGGCTTGGAAGGTTTGGTGGGACATTTGGTGTTGTAGGTGTTCAATCATAAGTCTTCCACCCGAAAAAGCGCGTTTGGCACCAACAGAAGCAGCTAATTAATGTTGTTTAATTCAGTCAAACAATTGCTGTATATAGGGCTAACAATATTACCTGGCGCAGTTAAAAAATCAAGTACCATTTGGACAACAGCTGGGCGTCACCCAAGCTCCTTGTGCCAATATCCAAGAACGCTACCATATTGAGCTACGACGTCGCTCGGAATACAGGGGCTATTTAGATAGCCTTCGATAGAGTCCTCCATGGCCCGGTAAGAGGCTGCAGTCGCAAACAACGAGTGGCGCTGGGTCCATATATTACGCTAGTGACAAAGCAAAGGCTCAGTTCAAGTGTGAAACCAAGTGTTACACACTGAACTGGTTTTACAAACAAAGTGTGAAGCTGAAACTTTTATaacaacgcatatattcatattTTACATTATTTACTACGGATTTAACAAAAGTCCGACACTCATATTCCCAAAAATTTGACACTATGCACTGCTTACTCCAACCCGCAGTTGCCCGCACTAACCTGCAGGTGGAGACTGCGGTTGAGGCAAGACGCGGGTGGCTATTTCCAATTCACCCGGCCAACCGTTCCGCCGGCGCGGTTAGGACTGTGGGCTCCACTGCGGGCTTACCCGGTTGACCGCTATCCGCTTTGGTCCCTAGGGTACATTGGTAGTCGTTCACGTGAGGCGTGCTCCACGGACTAAATCACCGAACAACGAGTGGGGCTCACAGCGGGCAAAAAGTTAAAAGTGCACACTATTTCCGTAACAGCTGTATCATCGTAGATTGCAATATAACTTATTCTGTACTTGCTCGGTAACGTGGCACCACAATTGCTAAAAATGAAGTGTTCTGAACGATTGATTAATATTTTCTGGTCCTCGGACCCAACATGTGTGGACGAATTTGATAGACATCTGGCCGTCATACACGCGGGCCTTACGATGGATCCACACTTTCTACCTCACCTCATTGACACATTCGTTCCTTGGATTCAGACGTACTCAGTTTGCATCCAGCGATATAAACCTCGAACCAGTCCCATTACACCCCGGATCCTCCGTCTACTTCGTCCCCCATAGCACGCGTTAAGTCCAATGTCTCACTCGGACCTCGCTAGTTCCGTCTGGTTTATTACAGGCTGTAGAACTGGCATGGGCAGACATTTTGCCTTGGTACGTCCGTCCAACACCATGGGTCTTGGGCAACGCATAAAACGGGTTGACGTTCATAATCtacatgcgcatacatatgACCACCTAGACGCTTTTGAGCCTGGGACAAAAAGTGATCGCGACAGCTCGAAACATCGACCGAATCCGTGATATAGAGCAAGCAGGGGCCGCAATAATGACAGTAGATGTTACTTGGTCGCCGGAAAAGCTGAAACAAGTGGCCGCAAATGCGATCGAAGTATACGGAAGAATAGACTATTTGATCAACAACGCTGGGTGAGTACATGCCTTTTCAGCTACAAGGACTTCGTTAAGTAGCCTTTGATTCATAATTAGTTATGTATGCCAAGGCGCGATTGAGGAGGTGAGCTGCCAAGAGACATATGACATCTTTAATACAAGTACGTACAGGGATTATGCTTGTCAATAACAGTTCTGATCTGACTTGACTAACAACAGACGTGTTTGGTGTTCTCAACGTCACTCGGTCATTCCTTCCCCACTTTCGTCAGCGCCGTTCTGGTGGCATCATAATCATATCTTCTATAACATCAAGATGGTATCACCCCGGAATGACCATATATTCCGCTACGAAGGCAGCGGTATCGACGCTGGGAGAGGGGCTGAAGGCAGAAGTTGAAGGTTTAGGTATCAAGGTGCTCACGATTGATTTAGTAGGTTGCTGGAATAAAGATATCACCATGGCCTGATAGCATACTGAATAACTCGTTCGCATAATCACTTGATAGGGGCATTTCCGAACTCCAGTGCTTGAACGCGATACAAACCTCAAGAGAGCTGCCCAGGTTATTATGGATTACAAGCCCATCAATGGCTATCTCGAAGAATATATAGAGAGAAGAGCAGGCAATGAGCCCAACGATCCTAAGTTAGGGGTGCTACGAGTAATCGAGATAATTACTCAAAGCGGTATGGCTACCGGTAGAGAAGTACCAGCACGTATCCTTCTGGGAGCGTGAGTTTGTTCGAGCCTGCAGCCATCGATAGTACTGACTATTTATTTCGTCCGATAGTGATGGGAAAGAGCCATTTGTGAAGATATGTCAGGACATAGTTAAGCAGATTGAAGAGTGGAGCGACGTTATTTGTTCAACTAGCTATTGAATCATTTAAATACCATTGTTTGAGTCGTTGCGAATGTATCTAGGAGCTTATGGCTTCTAGTCAGTGAAAAGGAAACCAAAACCTCCCCCACTATCGAGTGGTTACAGGCTACCAGAGTGCTTATGTGAAGCGGTGTAGTAACATATTTTCAGACTAGTCACCATACAGTGCACTCAAATTTCACTCGGCTCTTTATTCTTTccacccaccactccacTTTTGTACCCAGAGAGGATGGCCACCCGACCCGCGAGCCTCCCTCGCGTCTCATGCAGTGAAAGAGCTTGGGCAATTGCAAAGGAGTAGAATTTAGCATTGAGTTGTATCGAAGCCACTTAGTGAGAACTGGGTTGAACTAGGTTGACTCGAGGGGGCTATTTCCATGCGGCCCACTAAACGAGGTTCGATATGTTTAGATCCTGGCGGCTGATAAGATAACTATCCCATATTTATAACCGTGGCTGTGCAATGATATCCACGCCATAATTTTGATCTTGTTTTCCTCCCGCTGACCACATGGGCAAAAGTGCAAAACTTCATAAAAGGCCTAGAAAGGTATGCAATGTACGAATCATACTTCGGAGAAGATTTATAGTCCTTCACTTTAAGGCCAAGGTCACTAGTTCCTCTGTCCAACCCCAAGCAACGAAGACCAAGGCAGATAAAGTGAAGAAGCTCAAATCTAAATCTTCTAACAGAGACCGGGAAGGACACGTGTTAGGCGGCGCGGACTATGTTACACTCATGATGGGTGGCCGAGCGAAAGCCAGGGAGGAGGCCTTGAAGTTGCCCGTCGACGAAGATTAGGTGGTCCTTACTTTTGCCGACATGGCCGGACTCAAATAAATACAGACGACCCTTCATCACTCGAGCTCAATGGGATAATACAATGGGGCCCCTGAATGATAGGCTATAGCTTTTGGGCGGTGTAGCCGCAGGCGTGGCTGCTGTTTGCATGAGCGTCCTTATTCACTGCTGTGTTGCATCTGCCTTCCAGGCTTGCGCAATTTGATGTTGGGTGTGGTTTCTACTATTTCAGGCCAGAAAGTGACCAAAATAAACCAAGTGGAACATGACAATCGTCAGACTACCGTACAACATATCAACTAATGAACCTGCACAATCTCCGGTCACCGAGCCGAGATTAACTCATACAACCAAAAATAAAAGGGGGTACAATCGGAACCAGTGTCCATCACCGAACATCTAATGTATTTCACTGGGATGAAACGTAAACGGGCATGGGTCTGAGAATCACAGGTGTTCCCTTCgaaaagggggggggggtctaAACATTGAGTCATTCAAACAGTCTTAAACCACTCTTCGTCCAAAATCGCTCAAAGATCGACGGAGCACACATGCACTCGGCCAGGACTTAGATGCGGCGTGGTGACTTCCGAATGCACTCCTGTTCACCCTTGTCGTTAACGGACAGTGCGTATCCTTTCATGCAAGTATCTAAATTCAAATCAAGTCGTCAGGAACCAAGCGAGCACGCATATAATTGAAAAACTTGCAAATCGTGCATTTCCCCTCAGTGCAACTGGTCCCACGAACGCCAGGAAGATCAACACAAGAGATACCTAGGCCAGTCGAACTACATCCGCCACAGTTGTAAAGATCTTCAGATGGCTTGACGCACTCATAAGGTTCGTTAGGGGAACTGTGGAAACAAGGTTAGTCTCGGTTCAAATAGGCAACAAAAGGAACCCACATAGTTGCCGTTGCACGGTCGCCGTTAAGAGCCGGAGGGGGGTCAATGGGGCATGCAGTCATGGCAGACGGGCATCGTTGGAGTGTCCCATCCGGTCCCAAGATAGGTTGGTTACGTTTGGCCTTTCCATAATGACCTGAGGGCTGAGGATGGGATGTGCATGTAGACTGAGAAGAATGTTATTACTTGCAAACTTGAACATGATAATAAGCTTACTTCACAGTACGGAATGCCTAATATCCCCTTCTTGACGACTGCGGTACACCCTTCATTTAGAGGTTTCTGTATAACCGGAATGTCAGCATGATTTTACGAATTGATTGGGCCCAGTTCACGTGCCTTCAACAATCCCAGAAGACATATACACTTGTCCTTGGTGACATTAGGAACCAACCCGTAAAGCGGAGGGCACGCTTTATCGAAAGTGGCCACAGCAGTGGATGCCAAAGCAAAGAGCGCGGTTACAATGAACGAAGGACGCATAACTAGAAGACTGGTCTCGGCAATTGTCGGAGAGTAAACGACAAATTTCAAGGCGAACTTCAAAGTAACACTCGGCTACACTTTCAATAGTGTCAATCAAAGTAGACAGGTATAGGAGCGTAGACGTACCTTGCAGGGAGCGAAGGGAGGGGTGAACGAAAGACTCCACGGCGTTTCATTGTTGGGTAGGGTAGGTTTTAATAGGAGGGAGTTTTGGTACGATAGAATACTGTCGAAGATACCGACATAGCCAGATTGGAGGTTCAGGGGTGTTTGGTCTCGATTTCAATAATTGAACAAGGGTCAGGGCGCGGATAAAACAAATCTCTACCGCTGCTGAACGCAAAACGCGGGGAACAGCATTACCAGATAACGAGGAAGCTGGACAGTGAGAATATGGCATCAAATAGGCGCATTTATGGTTGATAGATGCCAATGTGGGACATACCGTCCTCGATCCACACAGGGTCGAGCTTCTGCAACAGTGTCGGCGACCGCGTCTGGGCATCAAAAAAGGACCGGAACCTCTCGTGGATGATAAGAAGCTCCAGGAAGGCCAGCAATTTTCTACATGCGTCAGCCGTCGTAATTTACAGAATAAGATTTGATTTAATCGGTATCTGCGACGTCAACGGCGGCCACCGCTGACGCCTATCAGACCATTGAGGTGTGAACCTCTCGAAAAAGGCGTCTTGGTAGTAACCGATGG
This window harbors:
- a CDS encoding Reverse transcriptase from mobile element jockey protein, yielding MYLGSKEALSCLQALGLDFELEKCKLIHFAKSGQSLKDNPPINIPRPTGVAHRVFATTTTIRWLGFFLDRRLDFKDHVKKCAIKGLSVISGLKLLANIVRGLSVAHARILFKACVLPILTYGSAIWYRGTQQNGLIEPLVKAQNVGLRWLLGAFRTSPIGALKHLASIPPMHIALARLSRNASTRLSTLPPCSEVAQRLPRKWDTHNPDRPDCLRSKTKTRVSPIVHLVGLSHPKCKNIIPYLVPPWEAPHSWGNRLKSYPPPKHLSRNSCKEFAKKLRRQITSLTTDESVVCFTNGSKRVVNGCCRVGIGFTIQHHGVEINHNSANLGPRFEVFDAEMLALALALKTAASQARRLNSHSIILFADNQAAVSLITSLDKHPGQFASIAFRKAVDKFLHEAPENRIKVCWVPGHNGIEGNKRADRLANDGGSKPPISILNQSLTWSKAQSTHQASRTWGREWASQPHSLFVTNHIRRPPSLTLARFARTYRGHRSTHARLNQIILGHGFFGEYRERFRPDDDPSCPCGQPRQTLDHVLRDCHIHTEARNFLRRVSGPMLDSILFGTQAGLEALAQFLGASNAFSLYP
- a CDS encoding Retrotransposable element Tf2 protein; translation: MNVLLDSSVYRTWPIFATARSASYVVLPPDLANDSMRQMLSNYSRAAEDEVASSMNFLAAQMARRHSHGNEYGEDTFLPLITQDDSFLLVMSSFNKSTAVNAAADSDGIALLPHAVSTIPTTRSGAPHPYSRPSSCSSRRSIPTHSLPASRSTSPTPRDLPRMEPEPSLTTLLEAITALTATVGSLQDQIKSQSKQITRLAAICKETNDLVGDKDQGGAQTKPGPSTGPVTPPTHSGGETHTPGTVRPGLKAPFRPSRGTGFDSKEEEEPRRPKKEPQGTPRRSLSSLTPFNAGSSVKRPKMDLPNPYKGDTRGRKATQWLDRMLLWVALHRDQFDEEEQMVVWILYHMTDKAANWALPVIGAIIKGKGNPPTTIPALTAKFKEAFADPDAKRAAARKIAALTQTTTTAEYVTEFRNLMAELDWNEEAYIAQFTRGLHWKVKELLSTKDSVPDELEAIFAASIKIDNIRRENEENRPKKAPAKSPATVATSTTTTQRVRLSEDPNYVTPEERDRRRASGLCVKCGQKGHGIKQCPNGWKATIKEVAKNFPAEPLKTLIDSGATSNFISPLIVEKYKIPKTQLKNPRVVRMLDGTISQTGCIWHQVHLTVSANGHPHSIPFLVCPIGNTPAILGMTWLTAEAPLIDWQQGLVTFPEQVQIASKEEADSDPLADLPPQYHEFAKVFGEEEFKVLPPHREYDISIDLIPDAKLSPGPIYGMTDAESKALKQHIDKELATGKICPSTSSAGAPVMFVKKADGSLRLVVDYRKLNDVTHKNVYPLPRQDNLMAKLRHAKIFTKLDLRWGYNNVQIKEGDEWKTAFRTKYGLFEYLVMPFGLTNAPAAFQHFMNNLFRNLIDVTVVIYLDNILIFSENPKDHPNHVREVLSRLMKNQLFCKLSKCYFHVNTVDYLGIVISPSGFSMDQKKIEAVTTWPTPKTVKQVQAFLGFVNYLRRFIPNFSSVARPLHNLTRKESPWSWGVVEEQAFQELKTLVTKAPVLIHLNPNLPYYLETDASGVAMGAILSQRGDNNRLHPVAYMSKSFSGAEANYNTHNKELLAIIKALEEWRIFLEATDRPIQVYTDHRNLEYWMQARTFNRRHARWRVFLSNFNFEIHYCPGKQSGKPDALSRRSDYVDTPPEPEVMLPAEVFANTSEEEVKIVTEICSRLREDPSLEPIIQFLTEDADNAPPSIQKAYRDYDWEEDLLWYQGKLVVPDSKTLKEQLLKEFHDSLLAGHPGQQRTLELLSCNYWWPGMKSSAKEWVECCPTCQANRRAHAPVIALKPLEVPPYPFHTISYDFITGFPKSNGHDAILVVIDSFSKFGHFIPTTKKVTSKGLAELFISHVWKLHGLPVRTILDRGTTFTGKFLRALYQRLGVKPSFSSAYHPESDGQTERVNQFIEFYLRSYVAADHLDWASWLPLAEYAYNNARHSAMGKTPFELVYGQNPVMNPSNIPANVPEANHVADTLAQEWKEAEAALRMSKEKMAGNKGTIPEYSIGDKVWLDGKNVELRTNSNKLDPRRLGPFEITEKISSHAYRLKLPETLKIHNVFYVGLLSKAHQSPSQPFPKKPPPETIEGEEEYKVEQIINSKRQQGKWFYLIKWKGYGPEDNSWEPEELLEHSQEEIKQFNQARLRKACDAAKSL